The sequence below is a genomic window from Rhinopithecus roxellana isolate Shanxi Qingling chromosome 7, ASM756505v1, whole genome shotgun sequence.
catcacactactcacaatagcatgCAACTTACGCATTTATGTTCTGTGACATACAATGAGAGTTGATTTAACACTAAAAGATTTCCCACATTtattacatttgtaaggtttctcccATATGAATGATCTGATGTTTAATGAGAGTTGACTTCCCACTAAAGGCTTTCTCACAGACACTGCATTTATAGGGTCTCTCTccatatgaattttcttatgtttaacaAGTGGTGCCTTCTGGATAAAGGTTTTTCCACATTCACGGCATTCATAGGGCTTCTCCCCTGTGTGAGTTCTCTGGTGTGCTATGAGGGTTGACTTCTGGCTGAAGGCTTTTGCACATTCACAGCACTCATAAGGTTTCTCTCCGGTGTGAGTTCTTTGATGTACAACTAAGTTTGCTTTCTGGATAAACACTTTTCCACATTCAGTACATTTGTAGAGTTTCTCCCCAGTTTGACTTCTCTGACTTTTTCTAAGGGCTTGCTTTTGGTGGAGGGCTTTCCCTCGTTGATTTGGGTCAAAAAATCTCTCTGCAGGTTGAGCTTTATGAAGATTAGAATGGAGGCATACTTTCCAATATGCCTTACATCCatcatctttctttcttacatAGCTTCTATTTTGACTAAGAAAgtttaaattatgttttgaaTGCCTTTTCCCATGAATAATATTTAGGGAGTCTTTGTCTTACAGAATCAAATTCTGTGCTCAgataaatgctttttctacatgtTCTGGATTCTTGACCACTTTCATCCTTCAGTGTTTCCTTGCCTATGAATGCAGCTTGCCACAGAAGTTTGTCTTGGCTTTCCTTGTAGCAATCTATCTGCTCATCAACTTGCCagacttctagaagaaaatgaatgaatcatcAAACTTGTTAAGTCTTTCCACTGGAATATTATGGAATAACATTAATCCCTAAATGCCCAAGCAGTGAACTCCTATCAACATGACTTGAGCTGATGTGGATGGACCCTCCCCAtgtcccaccaccaccacctcccctgAGTGCAAGTACAAAGAAATGCTGGctcaaatttaacaaaaataatttaatatgcaGCCAAGCtcaaaccagaaaataaatttattatgtgacaaaaatgaagaagaaatttaaagTGAGGGGGTGAACAGAAATTGAAGCTGTGTGGCTTTGCAGTTGGGGGACTAAGGCTCTAATCATGAGTGTGAAGTGAATTCTAGGCCACAGGGCACAACTGTGCAGAGAATTAGAATTGAGCTACCTGGTTAAAGCTGGGAGTCACAAAGGACATCTCTGTGTGTAAAATAGGAACTAGAAAGATGTCACCCACTGGCTAATGAAAATGTTAAGAAGAATCAGGGGTTACTTACAAGAAGTCAGAACCACAGTCCTGTACCACATGTAGGAGTGCATTCCAAATGGACATTTGAAGTATAATACAAAACCCCCGAAGCTGATAAATTCACCTATAAATTGTTCCTGCATTAGTGAAACCAGTGGGCCCCAGCAGTGGCAATCCAAATAGTTCTGCAGTGATGCTTTCATAGCTTAGGGTACACAGAATTTCCATGGAAAATAACTCTCACTGAAAAGGAGttcacagtaaaaaaaattacaaacttcaAAAGGAAATGAACCacaatgagttgaaaacttatgtctacaGAAAAGCCTGCACatgatgtttatagcagcttcattcataatggccccaaactggaagcaaccaagatgtccttcaataggtgaatggataaacaaagtgatccacaatggaatattattcagcaataaaaagaaatgggctATCAAGCCAtggacatggaggaaacttaaatgcatattgctatttgaaagaagccagtctgaaaaggctacatactatatgattccaactatatgacattctagaaaaggcaaaactatagagatagtaaaaagatcagtaCTTGCCAGGAGAGAGTGAAAAAGGGATGAAAAAGCAaagcacaggggatttttagggcggtaaaactattctgtatgaaaCAGTAATGGTGGATTTTTATGCATTTGACACAACCCATAGAACTGaacaacacaaagagtgaaccttaatgtaagatgtgactttagttaataataatgtattcattCACCAGTTGTAACACATGTACCatactaatgcaagatgttactATTAGGGGAAAttggcggggtgggggtgggtagaGAGAGGTATAAGGAAACTCTCTGTAGAGAGATGTGTAAAGGGATGGAGATATACCATGAAAAcctaaccaaaagaaagctggagaaaTTACATTAATTTCAGACAATGACTTCAGAACAAGAAGGATTTTCTGGcacaaagagggacattacaaaatgataaaacagTCAATTCTTTGAGAAGAAATAACAATCCTAAAAGTGTATGTACCTAATAACAGCacttcaaaatacatgaggcaaaaatGGATACATctgaaagagaaacagacaaatccacaattattgttggagacttcaacactttctctcaataattgatagaacaagtagACAGAAAACCAGCAAGGATATAGATAATCTGAACAGCACCATCAACCAACTTCACCTAATTGACATTCAGAGAACACtgcatccaacaacagcagaatatacattcttttcaagtgcatatgaaacattcaccaagatagaacATATTCTGGGTCTTAAAACAAACCTgtacaaatttataagaaatcaTATTATGTGCAATAACAGTATTACAACAAAAATCAATGAGAAAGATACTTGGAAaaccccaaatatttggaaatttaaagaTATACTTACTTCTAAATAAGTCGTAAGGGGAATTTGAaactattttgaattaaatgaaaatgcaacatatCATAATTTGTGGGACACAGCAATGAGAGGGatatttatagcactgaatgcatttattagaaataaagatcaagcagaagaaaagaaataatcagagcagaaatcaatgaagttGAAAACAGGAATGTTCTTCAAATGGTGAATggctaaacaaactgtggtacatccatttggtggaatattactcagtgacaaaaaggaagaaactctgggTACTCACAACAGGATGAATCCAACTGAGAAGTATGCTGAGTGAAAAGAACTAATCCCATAAAGTATCATACTGTATGACctcatttatgtaatattcttgaaatgacaaaattatagaaatggagaacaaattAGTAGTTGCCAGGGCTTAAGAAGAGGTGGGGTGGGAAGGAATGGGTATAGCTATACAAAGGCAATATGAGGGACCCTTGTAGTAATGGAAATGTTCCGTATCTTGACTTTCTCAATGTCAATATCCTTGTTGTGATTTGTAGTATAGTTTTTCAAGATGTCACCATTAGTAGAAACTGGGTAGAATACATgagatttatctttattttttcctacagGGCATGGGAATCTACGATTATCTCAACAtagaatgtttaatttaaaaaaaagtcaaatattccAAAGAGAAGGATGGTGaagtaaaataacaacaaaaaaccaaaaagaagtttggTTGGTGGgatgaacagaaaagaaataataaaatggtacCTGTAAATCCaataatatcaataattacatgGGAAGTAATGGTCTAAAGGAGAAAAAACACAATCATAGGAATTgatccataaaaataatttataacatccattcataataaaaaaaactttcagaaaatcaggattagaaggaaatatccttaacCTTTTTCAGGCCATTATGAAAAAACCTACAAGTAAAATTAGGCCTAATGGTAAAAGAGTAAATGCTTTTGTCCTAAGATCAGGATCAAGGCAAGTATGTTGCCCTCCCTACCTgagtcaacattatactgaagATCCTAGCCAGTAAGtacaataaagtaagaaaaagaagtaaagacaTCCAGACTGGGAAAGGAAATAAGCTGTCCTTATTCATAACTACATgattgtttatgtagaaaataCCAAACCATCTATAAAAGAGCTACTAGCACTAATATGTGAGCTTATTAAAAGGTTCCAGGATACAAAGCCAATATGGAAAGATCAATTACACTTCTATAAATTAGCAATGAGCAAtaggaaaatgaaatacaaaacaactatgtacatacacacaccccattTACATTACCTTGAAAGAACATAAAACACAGGggtaaattaaacaaaatatgtgcaagaccTACCTATTCAAAACTATCAAatattactgaaataaaatttaaaagactgaaatagacagatataccatattttgctttagaagactcaatattgcaCATCAATTATCCACAGATTCCATACAATGTCAAAACCCCCTGCAGGCTTTTttgcaaaaattgacaagctgattctaaaatttctaGGAAAATACCAAGGACCTAGACTAGCTACAACATtacaaaaaggaagaacaaagtaaGAGGACTCATACTACCTGATTTAAACACATaatataaggctacagtaattaagacatgTGGTACAGGTTGTGTATcatttatccaaaatgcttggaaccagcagtgtttttggatttcagattttttttggtttccagaatgtttacattatatatttactgGTTCAGTAGCCTAACCTGAAAacatgaaatctgaaatgcttcaatgagcatttcctttggaTGCCACGTCGGTGTTCAAGAAATTTTGGCTTTTGGAGCATTTaggattttggatttctggattagggatactcaacctgtattggTGTACAGAGTGACACATACGttcaaatacttttcaaaaaggATGCCAAAGTAAGTTAATTAAGAAAGAACAGTCTGGAATAGACTGAATATTTGATAGTAACTTATCTTTCTTACTTAAACCTCTCTTCTGCTCTGGTTAATCTGCTATTAAGTCTAtatatgaaattctttttttgttgttgctttttaaattttgtgtttcttttatatatatattaaattcttaattttcagttttcattagattattttatatatcCCAGTTCCCCAGTGAAATtcttaatattaacatttttttttgagacagagtcttgctctgttgccaaggctggagtgctggagtgctggagtgcagcagtgcggtcttggcttactgcaacccctgcctcctgggttcaagcaattcttatgcctcagcctcccaagtagctaggactacaggtgcgcaccaccatgcccagctaattttttagtaaagacggggtctcactatgttgccctggctggtctcaatcacctgggctcaagggatcctcctgcctcagcctcccaaagtgctgggattataggtgtgaggcaccacacctggcatcATTTTAAAGTAGATGTCAAATAATAAATGGATCACTTGTTgatctgagaaaaagaaagaatattattttcaaaaatattactgGAACAATTGGAAatgcatatgtaaaaataatataaaaatatgttgacccttacctcacaccagatacaaaaattaagtcattaACAGTcatagacttaaatataagaactAAAATTATGAAtctcctggaagaaaacatacagaaaaaatcTCTGTTACCCTGGATTAgtgagagattttctttttcttttttttttttttttgaggcggagtctcgctctgtcgcccaggctggagtgcagtggccggatctcggctcactgcaagctccgcctcccgggttcacgccattctcctgcctcagcctcccgagtagctgggactacaggcgcccgccacctcgcccggctagttttttgtattttttagtagagacggggtttcactgtgttagccaggatggtctcgatctcctgacctcgtgatccgcccgtctcggcctcccaaagtgctgggattacaggcttgagccaccgcgcccggcctagtgagAGATTTtctaaagaggacacaaaaagcatgaaccataaaagaaaaatttaataaatcggactttataaaaacagaaacatttgtttttcaaaagataCTGTTATGAACAAACAAGCCACAGCCTAGGAGTAAATACTTGCAAAACACATAGCTGGTCAGGACTTATatccacaatatataaataactctcacAATTTAATAACAAACAATGGCAAAAGATTACAATAGACACTTCACCACAGAACATATACAGATGGcgaataagcacatgaaaacatgctcaacatcactgatcattacagaaatgcaaatttaaatcacAATGAGATCCCCCTATATACCTACTAGAAAGGTGTGTTGTTGGTGGGAAAACAAAATAGTACAGCCACactagaaaacagtttggcaatatcttattattattttttgagagacagagtctcactgtgtcgcccaggctggagtagagtggcatgatctcggctcaccgcaacctctacctcctgggttcaagcaattctcctgcctcagcttcccaagtagctgggattacaggcatgtgccaccacacccagctaatttttgtatttttagtagagatggggtttcactatatgttggccaggctcgtctcaaattcctgaccttaagtgatccgctcgccttggcctcccaaagtgctgggagcacaggcgtgaggcaccacacccggcccaatgtcttataaagttaaacatatgctTACCATATGGCCAAGCAATCTCACTCcagatatttacccaagagataTGAAAACACAGATCCACAGAAATGTCTGTACAAGAATGTTTGCCAGCTtcattcataataaccaaaaaaaaaacccgggACAATTCAAATGTGCATTAACTCATCCATCGACAGACAaactggaatactactcagctatcaaaaggaacaaaatgatacatgccacaacatggatgaacctaaaaTACATTaaggtaagtgaaagaagccagccacatGACATTCTAGAAAGAATCAAACTAGAAGGAAAAGAGGTCAAGCCTGGGATGAGGAGAGAGACTGAATTATAAAAGGAAACATGGAGTTTTTTGTGGGGGATGAAAATGTCCAATACTTTTATTGTAGTAGTAGTAATTACACAGCTACATATTCATCAAAACTATACAACTGTACACCTAAGAAAGATAAATTTCATGGTATGTACATTATACCTTAAtcaatttcatttgaaaaaataaaaggaatgcaGTCACatcaacataaatatataatgatcacatataaaaacacatatagaAAATTATGTTCAAACATTAACATGTATGGCCAAAGATCATATGGTGCCATAAgggcattttgttttattaaaatacttcATGAGTACTAATGATAAAGTACTAACAAATATTGAACTCTAATTAATGATATGCCTGTGGAGGTACTTAGGGGTTAAGGGTACTGATCTCTGTAACTTCCTTTGAAACgcactataaaaaaataaatcgaATTGATGGAAATTGGAGGAATTGGCAGATGGACAGGGGataaatatagcaaaatgttTATAGTTATTATAAATCTGGGTGGAGGTATTATATGGGTGTTCAATCTACAATTCTTTTACTTGTTTTATATAaaagttttcataataaaatgttggggGAAGCTAGATAAAAAacagcaaagtaaattgaaagtaagtaggaaaaagaaaataaaagtaaaagaaatcaataaaacagaaaaatggtagagaaaattaacaaagctaAAACTTctatgaaaagatcaacaaacttgaaataaatttcagtttgtACTACTACATGAGACTGGACAGTTTTCATTACTGTAATGAGGCTACTCTTGAAAGGAACAGTTCCCAGAAGATTTTTATTATCTCAGAAAGACCAGTGAACTTATGGGACCAGCCAGAGGTTTcatccaggagacagagggaaAAATATAGTTCCTGAAATAGATTCAAGTATGGAGAAACAGGGAAGAAAGTCAAGTTGCTTTCTGCTGCATTCTGCTTCCAACCCTGGGAGTTTGGAGAGCTGTCTAGGAGTGAGTCCATGTGCGCCTGTCTTTCCATCCCATCCTGCTCGCATGCTCATTGCTGTCTCCTATTTCCTTGCAATTCCTCTCAGCAGATATTTCAAGTAGTGGATCTTAACCAAAGATGGGCATCAGAACCCTCTGGAGTGTCACTCAAAATGCACATAACCAGGCCTACCCTAGGCTTTCTGAAACAATTTCTACAGTGGGGCCTACTCATGAGTATTCTGACAGATCCACAGGTAACTATGTAATACATCTCTGGTTAACAACCACTAcattaaattaaagaaaacttttttatggataataacaacaataaaaacagtgataacatttgttgagtgtttcCTCTATGCCAGGCACCCTTTTAGGTGCTTTACATGGATCAACTCATTAATTTCTGAAAATCATTCAGTTCTATCATTAGCCCCACAACAGGTAGAGAGGCCAACCAATGTGTACACAGTGATAGCTAGTGAGGAAAGTGGCCAGAATTCCAGTCCAGGCTATGTGGCTCCACAGTCCATGCTCTTAGCCACTTGTATGTGGATGAATAACAAAGCTCCTTCCTCTGCCCAGGTCCAAATTAATCAgtgcaatatttattgaatgtcttccACCAGTCCCACACTGGAACAAGTCAGAACAAGATGTAGGCTCTTATGTCTAGGGGTTGTGTTCGAGCTAAAGAAATGAGCCACTGGCACttagctatatatttttttaagttaccaTATGAAATGCATATGGTAACTTAAAGTTACAAATGTAACCAATAAAGGAACTAAAAatgagaaagtttatttaaagttaCAAATGTAACCAATAAAGGAACTAAAAATGAGCATATAACAAACTTGTGAAGAGCTGGGGAGTGGAAGGCCAAAGTGTGAGGGAAATCCTTACTTTTCATAGGGGGAAGATAAAACTGAAAACCcataaaatgcagatataaagGTATTCCCTAAACCTATGGAGGTGCTCACCAGAACCAAAAAGAGAAATCTTTAGAAGAAGCTGCCCTTGGGGGGGTGTGATTGGGAATGCACCTAAGATTACTTTTTAGCCTATACTGTTCTGCACTCTTAGACTGAATAtataaatgtctgtattttaatataatagtTTTTCTTATGAGGGAATCGGGACTCAGGAGGGTAGACTGTGCCTGAATTTGCTTTTCCTCCCTTCTAGGATAGCACTGAAATCAGAACAAGACACACAGTCATTACAATTCCAGGCATCACTGGAAGAAAGGAAGCATACCATCAGCACACTAGAAATCCTGATGAATCTCTAAGCAGCAGATATGGAATTACACTGAGCAACAAAGAGGTTATCATCACCCAAAACATTCCTGGAGGAAGCTACAGAATGGTGGGAGCCACAAATGCCAGCACAGGGAGGATCTCAGAGAACAGGTGTGTGTGCTGAGGAGTGGGTTCTGGAGGAAGCCATCTGAGGAGTCCTTGGGGCCAGCACCTGACTACAGCTGATGCTCTGAAATTAATCTCTAATGAGCAGTGATTCTCAAGCTTTACTGTGTCTATGGGGTCCCTGGGGAGCTTGTTGAAATGCACATTCTCCTTCAGAAAATCTAGAGTGGGGCCTCAGATTCTGATTTTCTACTTAGTGCCCCAACAATGCCCAGGCTGCTGGTTCATGGATCACCCTCTGAAGAGTAACAGCATTCTAAACAGGCTTCTTTGCCATGGGCCAGTGAAGGGGGTACTatgaaggggagagaaagagcaGACCAGTGTATCAGAAGAGTTTCTGGATCCTTGTAGGCAGCCCACAGGAAAAACAGACACGGAAAAAGCAGCTCTATGCAGGACTAAAATATGATTCACTGAAGTATTCCACCTTGGGAGTAATGTCCTCTcgagtgtgtttattttttgaataagtaaagagataataacaaaaacaagagTTGAGTGGGAAGGATGTATTGAAAAATGGAGGAATCTGATAACAAGTAGTATGAAGTCAGATTTGTAACAGTCTGAGAAGAAATaagtagagaaaacagaaaatggtgTGAGGTTTACAGTGTTAACCACAAAGTGAGAGCAGGCAAGAACGTGGTGGGTACCTGGCTGGGTAAAGGTCACTGGCAAAGCTTTGGTGTCCATActgagtccaaaaaaaaaaaaaaaaaacaacaggtaTGATAATCTACCTTAggctaaaaaacaaaagcaaaaacaaaaaacaaacaaacaaacaaaaaagcaatccAAATTTCAGCCCGAAAGGGCCCACAGTATGCTCA
It includes:
- the KRBOX4 gene encoding KRAB domain-containing protein 4 isoform X2 — translated: MLENYSHLVSVGYLVAKPDVIFRLGPGEESWMADGGTPVRTCAGEDRPEVWQVDEQIDCYKESQDKLLWQAAFIGKETLKDESGQESRTCRKSIYLSTEFDSVRQRLPKYYSWEKAFKT